Proteins from a single region of Drosophila biarmipes strain raj3 chromosome 3R, RU_DBia_V1.1, whole genome shotgun sequence:
- the LOC108024309 gene encoding coagulation factor X-like produces MGSPLWLAFCTLLLFYKGSAKFLERNCGRSQSIHIPNPWLVTIRNKANSEFICAGTLLNERSILTAASCIKRGTNLIVRLGERNLNGTYEESIVAKAIVHRSPEQNDIALLRLKTSVVYKTEIQPICINANVEKTPIASTYEIGRKYQKKPDVVECPWHRKLLFLFGLGNPCPSQKEEVNLSPDPIERGSPDNRYKDELFFQKGILTNKDIYTDVEAYVDWIIPNALQIDIIWAPELPSP; encoded by the exons ATGGGTTCCCCACTGTGGTTGGCTTTCTGCACTCTGCTGCTCTTCTATAAGGGATCAGCTAAATTTTTAGAGCGGAATTGTGGAAGAAGTCAGAGTATTCACATTCCCAATCCTTGGCTGGTCACCATTCGAAATAAAGCGAATTCTGAGTTCATCTGCGCTGGCACGCTTCTCAACGAAC GGTCCATCCTAACAGCTGCAAGTTGCATAAAAAGAGGCACCAACCT CATCGTTCGCTTGGGAGAACGAAACCTAAACGGGACATATGAAGAAAGCATTGTAGCGAAGGCAATAGTGCACAGGTCACCTGAACAGAATGATATAGCTCTGCTCAGATTAAAAACCAGTGTCGTATATAAGACTGAAATACAACCTATATGCATTAATGCAAATGTGGAAAAAACACCGATAGCGTCTACCTATGAGATCGGCAGAAAATATCAGAAGAAACCAGACGTAGTTGAATGTCCATGGCATAgaaaattgttgtttttatttggccTTGGGAACCCTTGCCCAAGCCAAAAAGAAGAAGTTAATTTATCTCCCGATCCCATTGAAAGGGGTAGTCCTGATAACCGATATAAGGACGAACTATTTTTTCAAAAGGGAATTCTAACAAACAAGGACATATACACCGATGTAGAGGCCTATGTCGACTGGATAATACCAAACGCTCTGCAAATAGATATCATATGGGCTCCAGAGCTGCCATCACCATAA
- the LOC108024465 gene encoding putative serine protease 42, translating into MMIAAQWIALCTLLLFHQGSGIFLERNCGVADSSVNHTPWLALIKSKANNKFICTGTLINKRYVLTTASCLNNQHELFVCLGKCDRSLENNSSEIIDGTLAHVHESYLSSSHQNDIGLLGLRTDVEYKKHIRPICIVVNPQEIWPKSKQTNLWSGIKSVPKSFDLACGGLPCKSVGNPLSIPYKSQKVQHGILSYRNDTTFAYVYTNVKVHADWIVPRALDIDIVFPK; encoded by the exons ATGATGATTGCCGCACAGTGGATAGCATTATGTACTTTGCTGCTGTTCCATCAGGGATCGGGGATATTTTTGGAGCGCAATTGTGGAGTCGCTGACTCATCGGTAAATCACACTCCTTGGCTAGCCCTTATTAAGAGTAAGGctaacaataaatttatatgtacCGGAACACTTATTAATAAAC GATATGTCCTGACAACGGCGAGTTGCCTAAACAACCAACACGAATT GTTCGTTTGTTTGGGGAAATGCGACAGATCGTTGGAAAATAATAGTTCTGAAATAATCGACGGTACACTGGCCCACGTTCACGAGTCCTATTTGTCAAGTAGTCATCAAAATGATATTGGTTTGCTTGGGTTACGGACGGATGTCGAGTACAAGAAACATATAAGACCGATATGCATCGTAGTGAACCCCCAAGAGATTtggccaaagtcaaaacagaCCAACTTGTGGTCCGGCATTAAATCTGTACCAAAATCATTTGACTTGGCTTGTGGAGGTTTGCCATGCAAGTCCGTTGGGAATCCTTTGAGCATACCATACAAATCTCAAAAAGTCCAACATGGCATCTTAAGCTATAGAAATGATACAACATTTGCTTATGTTTACACAAATGTTAAGGTCCACGCCGACTGGATTGTACCACGTGCTCTGGATATCGATATTGTGTTTCCGAAATAG